The following nucleotide sequence is from Thermodesulfovibrionales bacterium.
CAACGCCTGATAGTTGTCAAGTCCGATGCTCTTCACCCTTCCTATCTCGACGCCCGCTATTTCGACGGAAGCGCCCGGCTTGATCCCTCCGACCTGGTCAAACTGCGCATAGATCTCGTACCGCCCCCCACCGATAACCTCGAGTTTTCCGAGTTTTATCGATATATAGCCGAGGGAGAAGATACCCACAAGAATAAAAATACCGACAACGACTTCAAGGTCAAGCTTCTTCATCCTTCCTCCTCATGCTCATCCGACTGATTCTATGGGCCCTTCGAGGCTGCCCGTAATAAACTGCTTCACCACCGGGTTCGACGACCGCTTAATCTCCCCGGGCGTCCCTACCTCAACGATAACCCCATCGTGCAACATCGCGACCCGGTCTGCCACATCGAATATCTCCGGGATTTCATGACTTATCATGACACCCGTAAAACCATATTTCTTGTGGGTTGACCTGATGAGCCGGTGAATCGAATTCAAGATGATCGGATCAAGACCGGTCGTCGGCTCATCGAAAAAGACGACTTTCGGTTCCGTGATGAGGGCGCGGGCGAGGGCAACCCTTTTTTTCATTCCCCCGCTCAGTTCCGCCGGATACTTCTTCCCAATCCCCCTGAGGCCGACATCCTCGAGGGAACGCAGCACCTTTTCGCGAATCTCGCCCTTATCCAGTTTCGTCTTTTCCCTAAGGGGAAAGGCGACATTCTGGTACGCCGTGAGGGAATCAAAGAGCGCCCCGCCTTGAAAAAGGACACCGAATTTCTCTCTCATCTCATCGACAGCCCCCCCCGTGAGCTTGGTAACATCTACCCCGTCGATGAGAATGCTCCCTGAGTCGGGTTTTATGAGCCCGATGATATGCTTTAAGAGAACACTCTTGCCTCCGCCGCTCTTCCCCATAATCACAACCAGCTCTCCGTCTGCAATCGTCAGGTTTATGCCCTTGAGCACCCGCTGCCCGTCAAAGGATTTCTTTAGGTTGATCGTCTCTATCACTGTCGCCCCTTACAACAAGACCGATCCAAGGAAATAATCCCAAATGAGAATGAATACCGAAGACATGACAACCGCCTCCGTGGTGGCCTTACTGACACCTTCCGCGCCGTATCCCGTATAGAAACCTTTATAGCAGCTCACCCATGCGACGATTACGCCGAAACTCATCGACTTATATAATCCCATCCGGATGTCGGACATCTCAATGAAAGTTTCCATCTGAGAGAAATAAGTCCCCGAACTCACCCCGAGCAGGTCGACCCCCACAACATACCCCCCGTAGATTCCGATGAGGTCAAAGATCGCCGCCAAAAGAGGAAAGACTATCACTGAGGCGACGACATTCGGAACGGCGAGATAGCGTATCGGGTTGAGAGCCATTGAGGTCAGCGCGTCTATCTGCTCCGTAATTTTCATGATCCCGATCTCGGCAGTGAGGGCAGAGCCAGCCCTCCCGGTAACCATGAGGGCGGAAAGGACCGGACCGAGTTCTCGTATCAGACTGAGAGCAACCGCAGGGCCAAGCAGCGCTTCCGAGCCGAATTTCCTCAGGGTATAGAACACCTGCAGGGCGAGCACCATACCCGTGAAGGAACCGGTAAGGAGAATTACGAGGAGGGACCTGTTGCCGAAAAACCGTATCTGTCTGAGAAGTACGCGCAACTTGAAGGGGGGGCGGAAGATGCATGAAATGGTATGAACCAGAAAGATGACCATGTGGCCCATACTTCTCACCACGGATAGTGATAGTGAACCTACCGCCCTCAGGAATCCTTCCATACCGTTCCCCTGTCCCCCGCCTTCCCCTGACTGAGATCGCTCTCTTTCCTCTAGTTAGGATAAAGGGAAAAGACCTTGTTGTCAAACCACTCCCGGGTTTCTATACTTTCAAGACGGGATGTCTGCTATAATACGTTCGTATCGATAATCCTTTCTCAGAAAAGGGGAATCCGTGACGCGAGTATTCATCGCAGATGACCACGCCATCGTCCGCAAAGGGCTGCGGCAGATTATCGAGGAGACTCCGGATATCGTCGTGGCCGAAGAGGCCGGGACGAGTCAGGAGATCTTGACCAAGGTGAAAAAGACGGACTGCGACGTGCTCTTGCTCGACATCGCCATGCCCGGGTCCAACGGTCTCGAGATCCTTAAGCAGGTGAAGCTCGAGAGGCCCGATCTGGCCGTCATGATGCTGAGCATGCATCCCGAGGAACAGTACGCAGTGCGTTCGTTGAAGGCGGGAGCCTCAGGATACCTCACAAAGGGAAGTGCACCGGCAGAGTTGATCGATGCCATACGGAAAGTATCGACGGGGAGAAAGTTTATAAGTCCTTCCCTTGCCGAAAGGTTGGCCTTTGACCTGGGCGGGGCCTCGGAAAAGCCCCTCCACGATACCCTTTCGGACCGTGAATTCCAGGTAATGTGCATGATCGCATCGGGGAAGACCGTGGGTGAAATCGCCGAAGAACTCTCGCTCAGCGTTAAGACCATCAGCACCTACCGGTCGAGGATACTCGAAAAGATGCAGATGAAGAATAATGCTGAAATAACCCATTACGCATTGCAGCAAAGGCTTGTAGACTGATATCCCTTCCTTGCATTCCCTTCGCGGCATCAGTGGGAACCGCTGATTCGCAAATCCCGTGTCTTTGTCCACTCTCAGATCTCTTTGCTTGTGCCTCTATTCCAAGTAAATGTTTCTAAATTGATTGCAGGACAAACGCTGACAGAAAAATCAGACTAATTCCGATAGCGTATTCTGCCGATTATCCTCTACTATAGTCTTAGTGCCTGCAATGATAAAGATACTCATCGGTGATGACCACACGCTCGTCCGAAAGGGGCTGAGGCAGATCATCGAGGAAGCTCCGGACATGGTTGTCGTTGATGAGGCTTCCAGCGGCAATGAGGTG
It contains:
- a CDS encoding ABC transporter ATP-binding protein; this encodes MIETINLKKSFDGQRVLKGINLTIADGELVVIMGKSGGGKSVLLKHIIGLIKPDSGSILIDGVDVTKLTGGAVDEMREKFGVLFQGGALFDSLTAYQNVAFPLREKTKLDKGEIREKVLRSLEDVGLRGIGKKYPAELSGGMKKRVALARALITEPKVVFFDEPTTGLDPIILNSIHRLIRSTHKKYGFTGVMISHEIPEIFDVADRVAMLHDGVIVEVGTPGEIKRSSNPVVKQFITGSLEGPIESVG
- a CDS encoding MlaE family lipid ABC transporter permease subunit gives rise to the protein MEGFLRAVGSLSLSVVRSMGHMVIFLVHTISCIFRPPFKLRVLLRQIRFFGNRSLLVILLTGSFTGMVLALQVFYTLRKFGSEALLGPAVALSLIRELGPVLSALMVTGRAGSALTAEIGIMKITEQIDALTSMALNPIRYLAVPNVVASVIVFPLLAAIFDLIGIYGGYVVGVDLLGVSSGTYFSQMETFIEMSDIRMGLYKSMSFGVIVAWVSCYKGFYTGYGAEGVSKATTEAVVMSSVFILIWDYFLGSVLL
- a CDS encoding response regulator transcription factor, whose protein sequence is MTRVFIADDHAIVRKGLRQIIEETPDIVVAEEAGTSQEILTKVKKTDCDVLLLDIAMPGSNGLEILKQVKLERPDLAVMMLSMHPEEQYAVRSLKAGASGYLTKGSAPAELIDAIRKVSTGRKFISPSLAERLAFDLGGASEKPLHDTLSDREFQVMCMIASGKTVGEIAEELSLSVKTISTYRSRILEKMQMKNNAEITHYALQQRLVD
- the mlaD gene encoding outer membrane lipid asymmetry maintenance protein MlaD, which translates into the protein MKKLDLEVVVGIFILVGIFSLGYISIKLGKLEVIGGGRYEIYAQFDQVGGIKPGASVEIAGVEIGRVKSIGLDNYQALLELSINTGIKVQEDAIASVKTKGLIGEKYIQITPGASEKILPGGGRIRETESAIDIEQLMAKYVFGKV